Proteins encoded by one window of Salmonirosea aquatica:
- a CDS encoding cellulase family glycosylhydrolase produces MKTLQVYFVLLLLATCGLLACKNTDSGTSPAPVIPGVPPVTESADFSVNGSTIVDKTGAEFIAKGINVNGPGWPWTRQTIPDINLIVDTWKFNTIRLNCWVQNPPYNNPNNSDLDAIVKSFTDKKVVVILEDHSFTGTYPNTDQLNTAVSWWTAQALKYKTNAYVWFNLINEPGSSGSGSVPASWLTVHETIIKAIRNAGADNIIVCDEHGYGQANGFAATENSAALTYGEMLTSKYRNLVFSLHLYDLWVYGKSRLDNYVNSVKAKKLALLIGEYGVGSTDVTAEVASSVMQVGIPQKIGRIGWHWAGIDTYKLANTGDGGGFAIDNTTGAKPTNLGFGGNLIWLDNHTQLQGTDVALTPPAVLLSNANFDGGTLVNNSANIAGWVNFGTAQLDNTPTNVKEGNYSVKVKQGAAGGLGQVIYLQPGATYKITAWGKNSQTVSVATIVALKYTTTAGGTETQVGSLNFTEVGFQEKSAIFTLPASITSMFLVIYKSDTASDFWCDDIRITKQ; encoded by the coding sequence ATGAAAACCCTTCAAGTGTATTTTGTACTTCTGCTCCTGGCTACCTGCGGGTTATTAGCCTGTAAAAATACGGACTCCGGCACTTCGCCTGCGCCAGTAATACCCGGCGTACCTCCGGTTACGGAATCTGCTGATTTCTCCGTAAACGGGTCGACAATAGTAGATAAAACCGGCGCGGAATTTATCGCGAAAGGCATCAATGTCAACGGTCCGGGTTGGCCTTGGACCCGACAGACAATTCCTGATATAAACCTGATCGTCGATACCTGGAAATTTAACACCATACGGCTAAACTGCTGGGTACAGAATCCCCCATACAACAATCCCAACAATTCCGATCTAGATGCGATCGTGAAGTCATTTACTGATAAGAAGGTGGTCGTAATACTGGAAGACCATAGTTTTACCGGTACGTATCCAAACACTGACCAGTTGAATACCGCCGTTTCGTGGTGGACCGCGCAAGCACTTAAGTACAAAACGAACGCGTACGTCTGGTTTAATCTGATTAACGAACCCGGTAGCTCAGGCTCAGGATCCGTACCGGCTTCGTGGCTAACAGTCCACGAAACAATCATCAAGGCCATCCGCAATGCCGGAGCCGACAATATAATCGTGTGCGATGAGCATGGATATGGGCAGGCCAATGGGTTTGCCGCAACCGAAAATAGTGCAGCACTCACTTACGGCGAAATGCTTACCAGCAAGTACCGGAATCTTGTGTTTTCCCTGCATCTTTATGATTTGTGGGTTTATGGAAAATCAAGGCTGGACAACTATGTAAATTCAGTAAAGGCCAAAAAACTGGCCCTTCTCATCGGCGAATATGGCGTTGGGTCAACCGATGTGACGGCCGAAGTTGCCTCGTCTGTCATGCAGGTGGGTATTCCGCAAAAGATAGGGCGGATTGGTTGGCACTGGGCCGGAATCGATACCTACAAATTGGCCAATACAGGCGATGGCGGTGGGTTTGCCATCGACAATACGACGGGGGCAAAACCCACCAATCTTGGCTTTGGCGGAAACCTGATCTGGCTGGATAACCATACTCAATTACAGGGTACCGATGTGGCTTTGACGCCGCCCGCCGTTTTGCTTAGCAATGCTAATTTTGACGGAGGAACCCTCGTCAATAACTCCGCAAACATTGCCGGTTGGGTTAATTTCGGCACGGCTCAACTGGACAATACCCCGACCAACGTCAAAGAAGGTAACTATTCGGTGAAGGTAAAACAGGGAGCAGCGGGGGGATTGGGTCAGGTCATTTATCTGCAACCCGGCGCGACCTACAAAATAACCGCCTGGGGAAAAAACAGCCAGACTGTTTCGGTGGCGACGATAGTAGCTCTGAAGTACACTACCACCGCGGGTGGTACCGAAACCCAAGTTGGTTCGCTCAATTTTACCGAAGTGGGTTTTCAGGAAAAGTCAGCCATTTTTACCTTACCGGCATCTATTACCAGTATGTTTCTGGTTATCTACAAAAGCGATACGGCTTCGGATTTCTGGTGCGATGACATCCGAATAACAAAACAGTAG
- a CDS encoding hybrid sensor histidine kinase/response regulator transcription factor yields the protein MRILKPYLLVLILGFPAYGQISFAHLTTADGLSQSTVWEMVQDKKGFIWMATADGLNRYDGYTFKVYRNQPGQPTSLPTSNLGAIYADRHGTLWVGPRKNGLSRLREDGETFEHYSLYSPDNPTKQISISCFAEDESRLWIGTVEGGLFYYDFAQKKIAHWQDPRVDNSITAMYRDEQGVLWLGTEQGTLLALTASTGELAAYPIPFIAEAAPHHQTINVIKKGRWGGLWVGTNGRGLFQFDPLAKTFRQELIKPGVYEKVNVITDVVDDRTGNLWILTDYGAWLYPQGDREKRIYLLPDSEDERSLSTHALKKAFCDAAGNVWIGSWQGGVNIRYAQPERFSSFRHQPHNPQSLLDDRVTAVAYDRIGNLWTSSTKGLTRISADRNGFRRFTSDNSALAANDINTICTTPQGNLLISTWTAGFAFYDADQQQFTPYLLGGKSKSVKAFALSASGHVWIGTHERELYQFDERTRQLRRVDTRPLSSFFQKLDLNTLCEDSYGNLWIGTYNSGLLRWNPRTGRIRHFTSSPTPGSLGSNSITTLYEDSQKRLWIGTNGNGLQRFEARTEKFQSLTSQQGLANNFIAAIVEDEAHNLWLSTNGGISCFNPRTLGIENYDPSDGLIGREFLPDACARLPTGELAFGNMLGLVVFRPERVREKTAPPKVYLSSLKLFNRPVSPTDADAPTSVDLTDATRLVFRPSQSVFTIDFTALSFLPHRNIRYAYQLTGFDDDWNYVGSQRSAPYTNLHEGDYTFLVKAAIGNGDWSPIRSVQITVLPPWYRTWWAYSLYTLLLLGTLFVLRRVILIRERLKADIRMKQLEADAIKALDDAKTSFFTNISHEFRTPLSLILAPMDKLIGDPTLGQRFQHQFLTIQRNGQRLLRLINQLLDLSKLESQSLRPDISRNDIVPFVERIVHYFDELAENKQINLIFLSNFDSFDGCFDPDIVEKVVYNLLSNALKFTRQGGEIRVVVSIDPSEKSIKLTVKDSGIGVSEEAQAHIFERFYQADGLPAQKKSGSGIGLALTRELVELHRGRITVESTQSVGTTFSVYLPLAETAFPAEWLAQPADSSAAMPQAILPTFDPERPAVSIPTDKAQPILLVVEDNEELRQYLSESFATSYQVLTAAHGRQAISLAQKHIPDLILSDWLMPEMDGTELCQAIRSNEKTSHIPFLLLTSRSANQSQILALNTGIDDYMTKPFNLAVLETKVKSLIQNRQLLREKWSKKLLVAPTEIQLPPMEEQFIQKAVAIVETHIDDAHFDVEQLEQAMNMSRMQLYRKLKSIVNMSGIEFIRQVRLKRAVQLLESGHFNVSEVAWQVGFNDPAYFTRCFKKEFGKSPQEFQAKT from the coding sequence ATGCGTATTCTGAAACCTTACCTGCTAGTACTTATCCTGGGATTTCCGGCCTATGGCCAAATCTCGTTCGCGCATCTGACAACGGCTGATGGTCTGTCGCAGAGCACCGTATGGGAAATGGTGCAGGATAAAAAAGGCTTCATCTGGATGGCTACCGCCGACGGACTGAATCGCTACGACGGCTATACATTCAAAGTCTATCGCAACCAGCCCGGCCAACCGACGAGCCTCCCCACCAGCAACCTTGGGGCTATTTATGCCGACCGGCACGGTACCCTCTGGGTCGGGCCCCGTAAAAACGGCTTGAGTCGACTTCGTGAAGACGGCGAAACTTTTGAGCATTATTCGCTCTACTCACCGGATAATCCCACCAAACAGATCAGTATTTCCTGTTTTGCCGAAGATGAAAGCCGCCTGTGGATAGGTACCGTGGAAGGGGGACTATTTTATTATGATTTTGCCCAAAAGAAAATAGCGCACTGGCAAGATCCGCGCGTGGACAATTCCATTACGGCTATGTACCGGGATGAGCAGGGGGTACTTTGGCTCGGAACCGAGCAGGGTACCCTACTCGCGCTGACGGCGTCTACGGGCGAACTGGCCGCCTACCCTATTCCGTTTATCGCCGAAGCGGCTCCGCATCATCAGACGATCAACGTCATCAAAAAAGGCCGCTGGGGCGGCTTATGGGTCGGTACAAACGGCCGAGGCTTGTTTCAGTTCGATCCTCTGGCCAAAACGTTCCGGCAGGAGCTGATCAAGCCGGGTGTGTATGAAAAAGTTAATGTCATTACGGATGTGGTGGATGACCGGACAGGAAACCTTTGGATACTGACCGATTATGGTGCCTGGCTATACCCACAGGGCGACCGCGAGAAACGGATCTACCTCCTCCCCGATAGTGAGGATGAACGTAGCCTGAGTACCCACGCCCTAAAAAAAGCGTTTTGCGATGCCGCCGGCAATGTCTGGATCGGTTCCTGGCAAGGGGGCGTCAATATCCGGTATGCCCAGCCCGAACGATTCAGTTCTTTCCGGCACCAGCCCCACAATCCGCAAAGCCTGCTGGACGACCGGGTAACGGCCGTCGCCTACGACCGGATCGGGAATTTATGGACGAGTTCGACGAAGGGCTTGACCCGGATTTCGGCCGACCGAAATGGGTTTCGGCGTTTTACGTCCGACAATTCGGCTTTGGCGGCCAATGATATCAATACGATTTGTACTACCCCGCAAGGCAATCTGCTGATCAGTACCTGGACCGCAGGTTTTGCTTTTTACGACGCCGATCAACAGCAATTTACGCCCTACCTATTGGGCGGAAAAAGCAAATCGGTGAAGGCCTTTGCCCTGTCGGCATCCGGCCACGTGTGGATCGGAACCCACGAGCGGGAGTTGTACCAGTTTGATGAGCGTACCCGGCAACTTCGCCGGGTCGATACCCGACCGCTGAGCAGTTTTTTTCAAAAACTGGATCTCAATACGCTCTGTGAGGACTCGTACGGTAATTTATGGATTGGTACCTACAATTCCGGGCTACTCCGCTGGAATCCCCGAACGGGCCGTATCCGTCATTTTACCAGCAGTCCTACGCCGGGCAGCCTGGGTAGCAACAGTATTACCACGCTATATGAGGATTCTCAAAAACGACTCTGGATCGGGACAAACGGAAACGGTTTACAGCGATTCGAGGCCCGAACCGAAAAATTTCAATCCCTGACCAGCCAGCAAGGGCTGGCCAACAACTTCATTGCCGCTATCGTCGAGGACGAAGCGCATAACCTCTGGCTCTCGACCAATGGGGGCATTTCGTGCTTCAATCCCCGCACTTTGGGTATCGAAAATTATGATCCGAGCGACGGACTCATTGGCCGGGAGTTTTTACCGGATGCCTGCGCCCGACTTCCTACGGGTGAGTTAGCTTTTGGGAATATGCTCGGCCTCGTCGTATTCCGGCCCGAGCGGGTGCGCGAAAAAACAGCGCCGCCCAAGGTGTATTTATCCAGCCTCAAATTATTTAACCGCCCCGTTAGCCCCACCGACGCCGATGCACCAACATCCGTGGATCTAACCGATGCCACGCGCCTTGTTTTCCGTCCGTCGCAATCGGTTTTCACGATTGACTTTACGGCGTTATCGTTCCTGCCCCACCGCAACATCCGGTACGCTTACCAACTGACCGGCTTTGACGACGACTGGAACTACGTAGGTTCGCAGCGATCGGCACCGTATACCAATCTGCACGAGGGCGATTATACTTTTCTGGTAAAAGCCGCCATCGGGAATGGGGACTGGAGCCCGATCAGATCGGTGCAGATCACCGTGCTGCCTCCCTGGTACCGTACCTGGTGGGCCTATTCGTTGTATACGTTACTCTTGCTAGGTACCTTGTTCGTCCTCCGACGGGTTATTCTGATTAGAGAAAGGCTTAAAGCCGATATTCGCATGAAGCAATTGGAAGCGGATGCCATCAAAGCCCTCGATGATGCCAAAACCAGCTTTTTTACAAATATTTCTCATGAATTCAGGACTCCGCTTTCGCTGATTCTGGCTCCAATGGATAAGTTGATCGGCGACCCTACCTTGGGTCAACGGTTCCAGCACCAGTTCCTGACCATCCAGCGCAATGGCCAGCGCCTGCTCAGGCTCATCAACCAACTCCTGGATTTATCGAAGTTAGAGAGTCAAAGTCTGCGTCCGGACATCAGCCGCAACGACATCGTGCCGTTCGTAGAACGTATCGTCCATTACTTTGACGAATTGGCCGAAAATAAACAGATCAACCTCATTTTTCTGTCTAATTTCGATTCCTTCGATGGGTGCTTCGATCCGGATATTGTTGAAAAGGTAGTTTACAATCTCTTATCCAACGCGCTAAAATTCACACGCCAGGGTGGGGAGATCAGGGTAGTTGTAAGCATTGATCCATCCGAAAAAAGCATAAAGTTAACGGTAAAGGATTCCGGAATTGGCGTGTCGGAAGAAGCCCAGGCCCACATTTTTGAGCGTTTCTACCAGGCCGACGGGCTGCCTGCGCAGAAGAAATCGGGTAGCGGAATTGGCCTGGCCCTGACCCGTGAGCTGGTCGAACTCCACCGGGGGCGCATTACTGTAGAAAGTACCCAATCCGTAGGTACCACGTTTTCGGTGTACCTGCCGCTGGCTGAAACGGCCTTCCCAGCCGAGTGGCTGGCCCAACCCGCCGATTCGTCGGCCGCAATGCCACAGGCGATTCTGCCCACGTTTGATCCGGAACGGCCCGCCGTATCCATCCCTACGGACAAAGCCCAACCCATTCTGCTGGTTGTGGAAGACAACGAAGAGCTCAGACAGTACCTGAGCGAGAGTTTCGCCACCAGTTACCAGGTTCTGACGGCGGCCCATGGCCGACAGGCGATTTCGCTGGCCCAGAAACATATTCCCGACCTTATTCTATCGGATTGGCTCATGCCCGAAATGGACGGTACGGAGCTTTGCCAGGCGATCCGAAGCAATGAAAAAACCAGCCATATCCCTTTCCTGCTGCTTACGTCCCGATCAGCCAACCAGAGTCAGATCCTGGCCCTCAATACTGGCATCGACGATTATATGACCAAGCCGTTCAATCTGGCCGTACTGGAAACCAAGGTGAAAAGCTTGATCCAGAACCGCCAACTCTTGCGCGAGAAATGGAGCAAAAAACTACTGGTTGCTCCCACCGAAATTCAACTCCCACCCATGGAGGAGCAGTTTATTCAAAAAGCGGTGGCCATTGTCGAAACGCACATCGACGATGCCCATTTTGACGTGGAGCAGCTGGAGCAGGCGATGAACATGAGCCGGATGCAGCTCTACCGCAAACTGAAAAGCATCGTCAATATGTCAGGTATCGAGTTTATCCGACAGGTACGGCTGAAACGCGCGGTGCAGCTTTTGGAAAGCGGCCACTTCAATGTCTCGGAAGTGGCCTGGCAGGTAGGTTTCAACGATCCTGCCTATTTCACCCGCTGTTTCAAAAAAGAATTTGGCAAAAGTCCTCAGGAGTTTCAGGCAAAGACTTAG
- a CDS encoding SusC/RagA family TonB-linked outer membrane protein encodes MMNLLYRCLGTLLIGVGLLLLSGSTYAQNRILRGKVLEAGPNTPLPGASVIVAGSNQGTTTDANGTFSLSVPESAQQLVVSFVGYTRQEVPITNAGEYTVSLVSEESSLSEVVVIGYGSREKKDLTGAISTVSSKEISKSIAQAPELAMQGRMAGVYVSTPGGSPLARPQVRIRGVGTFGNAEPLYVVDGIPLTEFGSGTDNASGSITRDIRGNVNVLSMINPNDIESISVLKDASAAAIYGVRAANGVVLITTKKGAKGAPKVDFSLSHSIQNVTKKLNMLDVPQFTALYREAYANNPNEAVNLPAQFNPDSPNYLGNLPTTDWQTPLLNRNAPNTDYSLRVSGGNESTRYYVSAGYTDTEGPLIQNNLKRYTLATNVDTKISKYLSTGLTYRLAYSEALDNTPSALQYAADTSPWQPIYDADGPLGYAPSVNVTFAPNPELGAPLSARPQYLPSIPPFVIDQSTLLWGPETNNNSFGSAATTDNRYTLLRNIGTAFIQLEPLPGLRFKGTLSADFYYNRRNSWTDVRNYLFLQNPGNPYSVGDGTSKGTYGERHTRNTNIVKEFSINYTKAFGDHHLDLLANAMDQRYVYEFLQGGASQIQFSQPQFRSLTNIQPYTNVSSLRDINALQGYLGRVSYHYASRYYLDATLRRDGASRFAPGYKWGTFPAISAAWRISAEPFMKSATFIDDLKIRGGWGKLGNQETRSFAYLSLVSDAPDYALGSGNGNAIGTLLNGVSLPDFPVQNLTWEVSTTSSLGVDASFFNGKLTATVEYYNRLTSGILQSANLAASVGNQNQPILNIASVRNSGVEFQLGYNGSIGDDFQYNLSGNLTTTKNAVVSTFQNQPFGGEFGRIEVGKPIGYLWGYKVGGIFQNQSEIDTWKSQYSDATNNNNFAPGDMYFQDVKGNPTEAGQLPSDTPDGVVNSNDRTFLGSTIPGYYYGVNLGGSYKGFDLSIFFQGVGDVYRYNSWRAAGESMSSTGTNQWTTTLDRWTPENPSTTMPRAVRSDPANNNRFSDRFVESAAFLRLKNVQLGYSIPASLTKSLGFINGLRAYVGATNLFVITPWTGPDPEDIDRGGSELIPPVRSVTLGITASF; translated from the coding sequence ATGATGAACCTACTTTACCGGTGTCTAGGTACACTACTAATCGGGGTGGGGCTACTGCTGCTTTCAGGCAGTACCTATGCCCAGAACCGAATATTACGAGGAAAAGTACTCGAGGCGGGCCCCAATACCCCATTGCCCGGAGCGAGCGTGATTGTGGCCGGCTCGAATCAGGGTACCACGACGGATGCTAATGGTACCTTCAGCCTGTCCGTTCCCGAATCGGCGCAGCAGCTTGTCGTTTCGTTTGTGGGCTACACCCGCCAGGAAGTTCCAATTACCAACGCGGGCGAGTACACGGTTTCGCTGGTATCCGAAGAAAGCTCCCTGAGCGAAGTCGTGGTGATCGGCTATGGCTCCCGCGAGAAGAAAGATCTGACGGGGGCCATTTCGACGGTTTCCTCCAAAGAAATCAGCAAAAGCATCGCTCAGGCTCCCGAACTGGCCATGCAGGGCCGCATGGCCGGAGTGTACGTGTCGACCCCCGGCGGTAGTCCGCTGGCCCGGCCTCAGGTGCGGATCAGGGGCGTGGGTACCTTCGGTAACGCCGAGCCCCTGTATGTGGTCGACGGGATTCCCCTTACGGAATTCGGTTCGGGTACCGACAACGCCTCAGGATCCATTACGCGCGACATCCGGGGCAATGTAAACGTACTGTCGATGATCAACCCGAATGACATCGAGTCTATTTCTGTGCTTAAAGACGCGTCGGCGGCGGCCATTTATGGCGTGCGGGCCGCCAACGGCGTGGTGCTGATTACGACCAAAAAAGGTGCGAAAGGCGCCCCGAAAGTGGATTTTTCCCTGTCGCACAGTATTCAGAACGTAACCAAAAAGCTGAATATGCTGGATGTACCCCAATTTACGGCCCTGTACCGCGAAGCCTACGCGAACAATCCCAATGAGGCCGTCAACCTGCCCGCACAATTCAATCCGGATAGCCCCAACTATCTCGGCAATCTACCTACTACCGACTGGCAGACGCCCCTGCTGAACCGGAACGCGCCCAACACCGATTACAGCCTGCGCGTATCGGGAGGCAATGAGTCGACCCGTTACTATGTGTCGGCGGGGTATACGGATACGGAAGGTCCGCTGATTCAGAATAATCTGAAACGCTACACGCTGGCGACCAATGTCGATACCAAAATTTCGAAGTACCTCTCGACCGGGCTCACCTACCGGTTGGCGTACTCGGAAGCGCTGGATAATACGCCCAGCGCCCTGCAGTACGCGGCCGATACTTCACCCTGGCAACCGATTTACGATGCTGACGGACCGCTGGGCTACGCGCCTTCGGTGAACGTGACCTTTGCGCCCAACCCCGAGCTGGGCGCGCCCCTTAGCGCGCGTCCCCAGTACCTGCCTTCCATTCCACCCTTTGTCATCGACCAGTCGACACTGCTGTGGGGGCCTGAAACCAATAATAACAGCTTTGGCTCAGCGGCAACCACCGATAACCGCTATACGCTGCTGCGCAACATCGGAACGGCGTTTATTCAGCTGGAGCCTTTACCCGGCCTGCGCTTCAAAGGTACTCTGAGCGCCGACTTTTACTACAATCGCCGCAACAGCTGGACGGATGTCCGCAACTACCTGTTCCTGCAGAATCCTGGCAATCCCTATTCGGTGGGCGATGGTACCTCGAAGGGTACCTACGGCGAACGCCATACCCGCAACACCAACATCGTCAAGGAGTTTAGTATCAACTACACCAAAGCCTTTGGCGACCACCATCTCGATCTGCTGGCCAACGCCATGGACCAGCGCTATGTGTATGAGTTCTTGCAGGGCGGTGCCTCCCAGATCCAGTTTTCACAACCTCAATTTCGCAGTCTCACCAACATCCAGCCTTACACCAATGTCAGTTCCCTGCGCGATATCAACGCGCTGCAGGGGTACCTGGGGCGCGTCAGCTATCACTACGCCAGCCGATACTATCTGGACGCTACACTGCGCCGGGACGGAGCATCGCGGTTTGCCCCCGGGTACAAATGGGGTACTTTCCCGGCCATTTCGGCGGCCTGGCGCATCAGCGCGGAGCCCTTCATGAAATCGGCTACCTTTATCGACGACCTGAAAATCCGGGGGGGATGGGGTAAGCTGGGAAATCAGGAAACACGCTCATTTGCCTACCTGTCGCTCGTTTCCGATGCTCCGGATTATGCCTTGGGGTCGGGCAATGGCAATGCCATAGGTACCCTGCTCAATGGGGTGTCGCTACCCGATTTCCCGGTGCAGAACCTGACGTGGGAGGTAAGCACCACCAGTAGCCTGGGAGTGGACGCTTCGTTCTTTAACGGGAAGCTGACCGCCACTGTAGAGTATTACAACCGCCTCACGTCCGGCATTCTACAGTCAGCCAACCTGGCGGCCAGCGTGGGAAATCAGAATCAGCCCATTCTGAACATTGCCTCGGTCCGCAACAGTGGGGTGGAGTTTCAACTGGGCTACAATGGTTCGATCGGGGACGATTTCCAGTACAACCTATCCGGCAATCTGACCACGACTAAAAACGCGGTGGTATCGACGTTTCAAAATCAGCCCTTTGGTGGTGAATTCGGACGCATCGAAGTCGGTAAGCCCATCGGTTACCTGTGGGGGTACAAGGTGGGGGGTATTTTCCAGAATCAGTCCGAAATAGATACCTGGAAATCCCAATACTCCGACGCGACCAACAACAATAATTTTGCTCCGGGCGATATGTACTTTCAGGATGTGAAGGGCAACCCCACCGAGGCCGGACAATTGCCTTCGGATACGCCGGATGGCGTGGTCAACTCCAACGACCGAACCTTTCTGGGCAGTACGATTCCGGGTTATTACTACGGAGTAAATCTGGGTGGAAGCTACAAGGGGTTCGATCTGTCTATCTTTTTTCAGGGGGTGGGAGATGTGTACCGCTACAATTCCTGGCGGGCCGCGGGCGAGAGCATGAGCAGTACCGGCACGAATCAGTGGACCACGACCCTCGATCGCTGGACGCCCGAGAATCCGTCGACCACGATGCCGCGCGCGGTACGTTCCGACCCCGCCAACAACAACCGATTCTCGGACCGCTTTGTGGAAAGTGCGGCTTTCCTGCGCCTGAAAAACGTACAACTGGGCTATTCGATCCCTGCCTCGCTTACCAAATCACTGGGTTTTATCAATGGTCTGCGGGCTTACGTGGGGGCTACGAATCTGTTTGTCATTACACCTTGGACCGGCCCCGATCCCGAGGATATCGACCGGGGAGGCTCCGAACTTATTCCCCCCGTACGTTCTGTAACACTGGGTATCACCGCTTCTTTCTAA
- a CDS encoding RagB/SusD family nutrient uptake outer membrane protein, translating into MKKYSVISLFAFAFTILIYASCNEKRLDLQPLSPTEASYFTEESDFNKSVLGIYAKLTDFYWFNANSPIHGFWQLPGDDITSTGTYAFEIFGTLQPSTSQNQVFYRTAYQLINRANTTLQKLDEESGIIQTPNLKNSFRGEALFLRGYTNFLLWNYYGTAPLITERIQTPDQTTPPSSKDTELIDQAIKDLTEAATLLPAAWDDMNRGRVTSNSANGMLGKALVFRGSVKKNTTDYTAAIAAFNKITGVRLVADFNDNFDAKTENNAESLFEFQASQPDNDNVWLANDFQRNGVGSTSGFWGWYEGSSQLGGQPRYTATQKLVNAFEAGDPRIASTLDPQTLIFYKYWHTGDQKSQSGVASVNNARILRYSDVLLLKAEAILESGGSTAEAIGLINQIRTRAREMVPNGTVPANFSTTETDKAKIFDWIMAERFRELAGEEGARWFDLRRWHLGGKINLATWDWSSARNDVSFDVNKNLYYPIPDIETNLNPNIVQNPGY; encoded by the coding sequence ATGAAAAAATATTCTGTAATTTCTCTGTTTGCCTTCGCTTTTACTATACTGATCTACGCCAGTTGTAACGAAAAGCGGTTGGATCTGCAACCGCTCTCACCCACCGAAGCCTCCTACTTCACCGAAGAATCGGACTTTAATAAAAGTGTGTTGGGGATTTACGCCAAATTGACGGATTTCTACTGGTTCAATGCGAACTCGCCGATCCATGGATTCTGGCAGCTTCCCGGCGACGACATCACGTCTACAGGTACTTACGCCTTCGAGATTTTTGGAACCCTGCAGCCATCCACCAGTCAGAACCAGGTATTTTATCGCACCGCCTATCAGTTGATCAACCGGGCCAACACGACGCTCCAGAAACTGGATGAGGAGAGCGGGATCATTCAGACGCCCAACCTGAAAAACAGTTTTCGGGGTGAAGCGCTGTTCCTGCGCGGATATACCAATTTCCTGCTCTGGAATTATTACGGAACGGCCCCGTTGATTACCGAACGGATTCAGACACCCGATCAGACCACTCCACCCAGTTCCAAGGATACCGAGCTGATCGACCAGGCCATCAAAGACCTGACCGAAGCAGCCACGCTGCTCCCCGCTGCCTGGGATGATATGAATCGCGGCCGGGTAACGAGCAATTCGGCCAATGGTATGCTGGGGAAGGCGCTGGTATTCCGGGGATCGGTCAAGAAAAATACGACGGATTACACCGCGGCCATCGCGGCCTTTAACAAAATAACGGGCGTGCGTCTGGTGGCCGATTTTAATGACAATTTCGACGCTAAAACCGAAAATAACGCTGAATCGCTGTTTGAGTTCCAGGCTTCACAGCCCGATAACGACAATGTCTGGCTGGCCAACGATTTCCAGCGCAATGGCGTGGGCTCGACCTCCGGATTTTGGGGATGGTACGAAGGTTCTTCGCAACTGGGCGGGCAACCCCGCTATACGGCTACGCAAAAGCTGGTTAACGCCTTCGAAGCGGGTGATCCGCGCATCGCCTCGACCCTTGACCCACAGACGCTCATTTTCTACAAATACTGGCACACGGGCGATCAGAAATCACAGTCAGGGGTAGCGTCGGTCAACAATGCCCGCATCCTGCGCTACTCCGATGTGCTTTTGCTGAAAGCCGAGGCCATCCTCGAATCGGGCGGTTCGACGGCCGAAGCGATCGGACTGATCAATCAGATCCGGACCCGGGCGCGTGAGATGGTACCTAACGGAACGGTACCGGCCAATTTCTCCACCACCGAAACCGACAAGGCCAAGATATTTGACTGGATCATGGCTGAACGTTTTCGAGAACTGGCAGGTGAAGAAGGAGCCCGTTGGTTCGACCTGCGCCGCTGGCATTTGGGAGGCAAGATCAACCTGGCTACCTGGGACTGGAGCTCGGCCCGTAATGACGTTTCGTTCGATGTGAATAAGAATTTGTATTACCCCATCCCGGATATTGAAACCAACCTGAACCCCAATATTGTCCAAAACCCAGGGTACTGA